One stretch of Euphorbia lathyris chromosome 7, ddEupLath1.1, whole genome shotgun sequence DNA includes these proteins:
- the LOC136235950 gene encoding LOB domain-containing protein 13, whose translation MYRNREEETFYAVKKTKRDKSSDVYSEMGILNTITPCAACKLLRRRCAEECPFSPYFSPREPHKFAAVHKVFGASNVSKLLLEVGESQRADAANSLVYEANLRLRDPVYGCMGAISALEQQIQYLEAQLNAARAEIIRYKYREAIDKNVTFTSTTCHDTLLVSPSPSSPPPPPPPPATPPPPFRSVILSSSSSSSVSSLYTPPTASSNGYTSISSVDLPYFD comes from the exons ATGTACAGGAACAG GGAAGAGGAGACTTTTTATGCAGTAAAGAAGACAAAAAGAGATAAAAGTAGTGATGTATATTCTGAAATGGGAATATTGAACACAATTACACCTTGTGCTGCTTGTAAGCTTCTGAGAAGGAGGTGTGCTGAAGAATGCCCTTTTTCTCCATACTTTTCTCCTCGTGAACCTCACAAATTTGCAGCTGTTCATAAAGTTTTTGGTGCAAGCAATGTCTCCAAGCTGCTTTTG GAGGTGGGTGAAAGTCAAAGAGCAGATGCAGCAAATAGTCTAGTTTATGAAGCAAACTTGAGACTAAGAGATCCAGTATATGGTTGCATGGGTGCAATTTCAGCTTTGGAGCAACAAATCCAATATTTGGAAGCACAACTTAATGCAGCAAGAGCTGAGATTATCAGATACAAATATAGAGAAGCCATTGATAAAAATGTTACATTTACTTCTACTACTTGTCATGATACTTTATTAGTTTCTCCGAGTCCGTCgtctcctcctcctccgcctccaccACCAGCAACACCGCCTCCACCATTTCGTTCCGTAAttctttcttcatcttcttcatcttctgttTCTTCACTATACACACCACCAACAGCTAGCTCAAATGGTTACACCTCTATTTCTAGTGTTGATCTTCCATATTTTGATTGA